From a region of the Georgenia yuyongxinii genome:
- the gatB gene encoding Asp-tRNA(Asn)/Glu-tRNA(Gln) amidotransferase subunit GatB, translating to MSTQTVDLVDYEDAIKRYDPVLGIEVHVELGTKSKMFDGAPQTFGAEPNSAVTPVSLGLPGALPVVNGKAVEYAVKIGLALNCTIAETCRFARKNYFYPDVPKNFQTSQYDEPIAFDGYLDVELEDGTVFRVDIERAHMEEDAGKNTHVGGATGRIHGAEYSLVDYNRAGIPLVEIVTRPIEGAGARAPEVARAYVNTLRDIFRALEVSEARMERGNVRADVNVSLRPTPTSPLGTRTETKNVNSFRSVERSVRYEISRQAAILDAGATVTQETRHWHEDSGTTSPGRVKSDAEDYRYFPEPDLVPLAPPREWVEAIRATLPELPAVRRRRLQGEWGYSDAEMRDLVNAGAGDLVEATVAAGASPAAARKWWMGELARTAKTDGVTLEELAITAQQVAQLAALVEAGRINDKLARQVLEGVLAGEGSPEQVVQDRGLEVVSDDGALDTAIDEALAANPDVVEKIRGGKVQAAGAIVGAVMKATRGKADAARVRELLMERIG from the coding sequence ATGAGCACGCAGACCGTCGACCTCGTCGACTACGAGGACGCGATCAAGCGCTACGACCCCGTGCTGGGCATCGAGGTGCACGTCGAGCTGGGCACGAAGTCGAAGATGTTCGACGGCGCCCCGCAGACCTTCGGCGCCGAGCCCAACTCCGCTGTCACCCCGGTCTCGCTGGGCCTGCCCGGCGCCCTGCCGGTGGTCAACGGCAAGGCGGTGGAGTACGCCGTCAAGATCGGCCTCGCGCTGAACTGCACCATCGCCGAGACCTGCCGGTTCGCCCGGAAGAACTACTTCTACCCGGACGTGCCGAAGAACTTCCAGACCTCCCAGTACGACGAGCCGATCGCCTTCGACGGCTACCTCGACGTCGAGCTCGAGGACGGCACCGTCTTCCGGGTGGACATCGAGCGCGCCCACATGGAGGAGGACGCCGGCAAGAACACCCACGTCGGCGGTGCGACCGGCCGGATCCACGGCGCCGAGTACTCCCTGGTGGACTACAACCGCGCCGGCATCCCGCTGGTGGAGATCGTCACCCGTCCCATCGAGGGCGCCGGGGCGCGGGCCCCGGAGGTGGCACGGGCCTACGTGAACACGCTGCGTGACATCTTCCGCGCCCTGGAGGTCTCCGAGGCGCGGATGGAGCGCGGCAACGTGCGCGCCGACGTCAACGTCTCCCTGCGGCCCACGCCCACCTCACCGTTGGGCACCCGCACCGAGACAAAGAACGTCAACTCCTTCCGCTCCGTCGAGCGGTCGGTGCGCTACGAGATCTCCCGACAGGCCGCGATCCTCGACGCCGGCGCCACGGTGACCCAGGAGACCCGGCACTGGCACGAGGACTCCGGCACCACCTCGCCCGGGCGGGTCAAGTCCGACGCCGAGGACTACCGGTACTTCCCCGAGCCGGACCTCGTCCCCCTGGCGCCCCCGCGTGAGTGGGTCGAGGCGATCCGGGCGACCCTGCCCGAGCTGCCGGCCGTGCGCCGTCGGCGCCTGCAGGGCGAGTGGGGCTACTCCGACGCCGAGATGCGCGACCTCGTCAATGCGGGTGCCGGCGACCTTGTCGAGGCCACGGTCGCTGCCGGGGCGAGCCCGGCCGCGGCGCGGAAGTGGTGGATGGGGGAGCTCGCCCGCACCGCCAAGACCGACGGCGTCACGCTGGAGGAGCTGGCGATCACCGCGCAGCAAGTAGCCCAGCTCGCGGCCCTGGTCGAGGCCGGGCGCATCAACGACAAGCTCGCCCGGCAGGTGCTCGAAGGCGTGCTGGCCGGGGAGGGCTCACCCGAGCAGGTGGTCCAGGACCGTGGCCTCGAGGTCGTCTCCGACGACGGCGCTCTCGACACGGCGATCGACGAGGCCCTGGCGGCGAACCCCGACGTCGTGGAGAAGATCCGCGGCGGGAAGGTCCAGGCGGCAGGCGCGATCGTCGGCGCGGTCATGAAGGCCACCCGTGGCAAGGCCGACGCGGCGCGCGTGCGCGAGCTGCTCATGGAGCGCATCGGCTAG
- the alc gene encoding allantoicase, with product MTGPSHPAPPGASAPTAPGTSAPTAPGAAFTGLTDLASRALGASVVAANDELFASRENLINPGEAAFDPQAFGHKGKLYDGWETRRRRDAGHDWAVVRLGAPGVVRGVVVDTAWFRGNYPPNVSVEAAHVADYPDAAALADAEWTTLVGRTDCAGDAKNYYAVEDPHCWTHVRLSIYPDGGVARFRVHGEALPDPRFLTGTIDLVAADNGGRLEQTSDAFYSSPAQIILPGRARHMGEGWENARRRGGGNDHAVFALAAPGTVRHVEVDTGYYVGNAPGWVRLSVADARGSDLDTAAWTDIVAKRPVVPDTRHRLLVEQAVEGTHVRLDVYPDGGLSRLRLWGEVSASGRALAEDRWRRARP from the coding sequence ATGACCGGTCCATCGCACCCCGCCCCGCCCGGGGCATCCGCCCCGACGGCGCCCGGTACATCCGCCCCGACGGCGCCCGGGGCGGCCTTCACCGGCCTGACGGACCTCGCTTCGCGCGCGCTGGGCGCAAGCGTCGTCGCGGCGAACGACGAGTTGTTCGCCTCCCGGGAGAACCTCATCAACCCCGGCGAGGCGGCCTTCGACCCGCAGGCGTTCGGGCACAAGGGAAAGCTCTACGACGGCTGGGAGACTCGCCGCCGTCGCGACGCCGGGCACGACTGGGCCGTCGTGCGCCTCGGCGCCCCCGGGGTCGTGCGAGGCGTCGTGGTCGACACCGCGTGGTTCCGCGGCAACTACCCACCAAACGTCTCGGTCGAGGCCGCCCACGTGGCGGACTACCCCGACGCCGCGGCGCTCGCCGACGCGGAGTGGACCACGCTGGTCGGTCGGACCGACTGCGCCGGCGACGCGAAGAACTACTACGCCGTCGAGGATCCGCACTGCTGGACCCACGTGCGCCTGTCGATCTATCCCGACGGCGGTGTCGCCCGGTTTCGGGTGCACGGCGAGGCCCTGCCCGACCCGCGGTTCCTCACCGGCACGATCGACCTGGTGGCGGCCGACAACGGGGGCCGGCTCGAGCAGACCTCGGACGCCTTCTACTCCTCGCCGGCGCAGATCATCCTGCCGGGCCGCGCCCGCCACATGGGTGAGGGGTGGGAGAACGCCCGACGCCGCGGCGGCGGCAACGACCATGCGGTCTTCGCCCTCGCCGCGCCGGGCACCGTACGTCACGTGGAGGTCGACACCGGCTACTACGTGGGCAACGCGCCCGGGTGGGTGCGGCTGTCGGTCGCGGACGCCCGGGGCAGCGACCTTGATACGGCCGCCTGGACCGACATCGTCGCGAAACGTCCGGTTGTCCCCGACACCCGGCACCGGCTGCTCGTGGAACAGGCGGTCGAGGGCACCCACGTGCGCCTGGACGTCTACCCCGACGGCGGACTGAGCAGGCTGCGCCTGTGGGGGGAGGTCAGCGCGTCCGGGCGCGCGCTCGCCGAAGACCGCTGGCGCCGCGCGAGACCGTGA
- a CDS encoding DoxX family protein produces MATSFTNRTDGTTRSQVGPVYQEQIVTSPGARKTLAIGRIIIGWVFLWAFIDKLFGLGFMTPVERAWINGGTPAQGFIKGIEGPFHGVFQVFANPFGDALFMVGLLGIGVAMIAGAGLRIAAVTGTLLMLFMYLAELPAALGGTNPITDSHWIEAMLLIIAAVTLSGDTWGVGKWWAKMIGNKTWLR; encoded by the coding sequence ATGGCCACGTCATTCACCAACCGCACCGACGGCACCACCAGGTCGCAGGTCGGCCCGGTGTACCAGGAGCAGATCGTCACCTCGCCCGGAGCGCGCAAGACGCTCGCGATCGGCCGGATCATCATCGGCTGGGTGTTCCTCTGGGCCTTCATCGACAAGTTGTTCGGCCTGGGCTTCATGACCCCGGTCGAGCGCGCCTGGATCAACGGCGGGACACCTGCCCAGGGCTTCATCAAGGGCATCGAGGGCCCGTTCCACGGCGTCTTCCAGGTGTTCGCCAACCCGTTCGGCGACGCGCTGTTCATGGTCGGCCTGCTCGGCATCGGCGTCGCGATGATCGCCGGCGCAGGCCTGCGCATCGCCGCCGTCACGGGCACGCTGCTCATGCTGTTCATGTACCTGGCCGAGCTGCCCGCAGCGCTGGGGGGCACCAACCCGATCACGGACTCGCACTGGATCGAGGCCATGCTCCTCATCATCGCCGCGGTGACGCTCTCCGGTGACACCTGGGGCGTCGGCAAGTGGTGGGCCAAGATGATCGGCAACAAGACCTGGCTGCGCTGA
- a CDS encoding NAD-dependent malic enzyme — translation MVLPSPSYTITLRVEAPASQRATSNVVSAVAEAGAAVMGVDIVHSATKKVVVDVTCDTVDAEHGDQVVAALNALEGVKVLKMSDSTFLMHLGGKIEVRTKVPLKTRRDLSRAYTPGVARVCLAIAENPADARRLTIKRNTVAVVTDGTAVLGLGDIGPAAALPVMEGKAALFKEFAGVDAWPVCLDTKDTEEIISIVKALAPVYGGVNLEDISAPRCFEIERRLREELDIPVFHDDQHGTAIVVLAALINALKVVEKKLEDVRIVVSGVGAAGNAIIRLLMAQGARHIVAFGRAGALHRGATNGDEYRNWISDHTNEEGFTGTLKEGMAGADVFIGVSAGNILTGADVARMNDGAIVFALANPTPEVDPIEAGQTAAVVATGRSDYPNQINNVLAFPGLFRGLLDAGASHISDEMLRVAAVAIAGVVSDEELNSAFIIPGVFDTRVAEAVAEAVRAEAERHLAEQASTAEEPLTV, via the coding sequence ATGGTTTTGCCAAGTCCCAGCTACACCATCACGTTGCGGGTGGAAGCACCCGCGTCGCAACGGGCGACGAGCAACGTGGTCTCCGCGGTCGCCGAGGCGGGGGCCGCCGTGATGGGCGTCGACATCGTGCACTCGGCGACGAAGAAGGTCGTCGTCGATGTCACCTGTGACACGGTGGACGCCGAGCACGGGGACCAGGTGGTCGCGGCCCTCAACGCCCTCGAGGGCGTGAAGGTGCTGAAGATGAGCGACTCGACCTTCCTCATGCACCTGGGCGGCAAGATCGAGGTCCGGACCAAGGTGCCGCTCAAGACGCGCCGGGACCTGTCCCGCGCCTACACCCCGGGCGTGGCCCGCGTGTGCCTGGCCATCGCCGAGAACCCGGCTGACGCGCGGCGGCTGACGATCAAGCGCAACACCGTCGCCGTGGTCACCGACGGCACCGCGGTGCTCGGCCTCGGAGACATCGGCCCCGCCGCCGCGCTGCCTGTGATGGAGGGCAAGGCCGCGCTGTTCAAGGAGTTCGCCGGGGTGGACGCGTGGCCGGTCTGCCTGGACACCAAGGACACCGAGGAGATCATCTCCATCGTCAAGGCGCTGGCCCCGGTCTACGGCGGCGTCAACCTCGAGGACATCTCCGCCCCGCGCTGCTTCGAGATCGAGCGCAGGCTCCGCGAGGAGCTGGACATCCCAGTCTTCCACGACGACCAGCACGGCACCGCGATCGTGGTGCTGGCGGCGCTGATCAACGCGCTCAAGGTGGTCGAGAAGAAGTTGGAGGACGTGCGCATCGTCGTCTCCGGCGTCGGCGCCGCGGGCAACGCGATCATCCGGCTCCTCATGGCCCAGGGTGCCCGGCACATCGTCGCGTTCGGCCGCGCCGGGGCGTTGCACCGCGGCGCCACCAACGGCGACGAGTACCGCAACTGGATCTCCGATCACACCAACGAGGAGGGCTTCACCGGCACCCTTAAGGAGGGCATGGCCGGCGCGGACGTGTTTATCGGGGTCTCGGCGGGCAACATCCTCACCGGTGCGGATGTGGCGCGCATGAACGACGGCGCGATCGTGTTCGCGCTGGCCAACCCGACCCCCGAGGTCGACCCGATCGAGGCAGGGCAGACGGCTGCCGTCGTGGCCACCGGGCGCAGCGACTACCCGAACCAGATCAACAACGTCCTCGCCTTCCCCGGGCTCTTCCGCGGCCTGCTGGACGCGGGTGCCTCGCACATCTCGGACGAGATGCTCCGGGTGGCGGCGGTGGCGATCGCCGGCGTCGTCAGCGACGAGGAGCTCAACAGCGCCTTCATCATCCCCGGCGTGTTCGACACCCGCGTGGCCGAGGCCGTCGCCGAAGCCGTCCGCGCCGAAGCCGAGCGGCACCTCGCCGAGCAGGCCAGCACGGCTGAGGAGCCCCTCACCGTCTGA
- the allB gene encoding allantoinase AllB, protein MSLASARPAAGGPDLALDLVVRGRRVLTPSGVCPAEVAVRRGTIVAVEPLGADLAGARVLDIGDDEILLPGLVDSHVHVNEPGRTDWEGFASATRAAAAGGVTTIVDMPLNCVPPTTGVRALELKRDRARAAAFVDVGFWGGAVPGNTAQLRPLYEAGVFGFKCFLLDSGVPEFAPLGPDELVRDLRELAALDALMIVHAEDPAVIAGAPHAQGARYADFLASRPPRAESAAIAGVIEAARRTGARAHVLHLSDAGALPMIAAARAEGVRLTVETCPHYLTLAAEEVPDGATAFKCCPPIRGTDNQDMLWQGLADGVIDIVVTDHSPATPELKNPPSGDFGEAWGGVASLQLGLPVMWSAARARGVALEEVVRWMSAAPAALLGLTRKGGIAVGHDADLAVFAPDEEFVVDPARLHHKNPTTPYAGSRLTGVVRSTFLRGRPVTDVPSGTLLRRGQP, encoded by the coding sequence ATGAGCCTGGCCTCCGCCCGCCCCGCCGCGGGCGGTCCCGACCTCGCCCTTGACCTGGTGGTGCGGGGCCGGCGCGTCCTGACCCCCAGCGGTGTGTGCCCGGCCGAGGTGGCGGTGCGCCGCGGCACCATCGTCGCCGTCGAGCCGCTCGGCGCCGACCTGGCCGGGGCGCGCGTGCTGGACATCGGTGACGACGAGATCCTCCTGCCCGGGCTGGTCGACTCCCACGTGCACGTCAACGAGCCGGGCCGCACCGACTGGGAGGGCTTCGCCTCCGCGACCCGGGCTGCCGCGGCCGGCGGCGTGACGACGATCGTCGACATGCCGCTGAACTGTGTGCCGCCCACGACCGGGGTGCGCGCCCTCGAGCTCAAGCGTGACCGCGCCCGCGCGGCCGCGTTCGTCGACGTCGGCTTCTGGGGTGGTGCCGTCCCGGGGAACACCGCGCAGCTGCGGCCGTTGTACGAGGCCGGCGTGTTCGGCTTCAAGTGCTTCCTTCTCGACTCCGGTGTTCCGGAGTTCGCCCCGCTGGGACCCGACGAGCTCGTCCGCGACCTCCGCGAGCTGGCCGCGCTCGACGCGCTCATGATCGTGCACGCCGAGGACCCCGCGGTCATCGCCGGTGCCCCGCACGCCCAGGGTGCTCGCTACGCGGACTTCCTCGCCTCCCGGCCGCCGCGTGCCGAGTCCGCCGCGATCGCGGGAGTCATCGAGGCGGCGCGCCGCACCGGCGCCCGGGCCCACGTGCTGCACCTCTCCGACGCCGGCGCCCTGCCGATGATCGCCGCCGCCCGCGCCGAGGGCGTGCGCCTCACGGTGGAGACCTGCCCGCACTACCTCACCCTCGCCGCCGAGGAGGTCCCCGACGGCGCCACCGCCTTCAAGTGCTGCCCCCCGATCCGCGGTACGGACAACCAGGACATGCTGTGGCAGGGCCTCGCCGACGGCGTGATCGACATCGTCGTCACCGACCACTCGCCTGCCACACCCGAGCTGAAGAACCCGCCCTCGGGGGACTTCGGCGAGGCCTGGGGCGGCGTCGCGTCCCTCCAGCTCGGCCTGCCCGTCATGTGGTCGGCGGCCCGGGCACGGGGCGTCGCCCTGGAGGAGGTGGTGCGGTGGATGTCCGCCGCACCTGCCGCCCTGCTGGGCCTGACCCGCAAAGGGGGGATCGCCGTCGGGCACGATGCCGACCTGGCGGTCTTCGCCCCGGACGAGGAGTTCGTCGTCGACCCCGCCCGCCTGCACCACAAGAACCCCACCACCCCCTACGCCGGAAGCCGCCTCACCGGCGTCGTCAGGAGCACGTTCCTGCGCGGCCGCCCGGTCACCGACGTCCCGAGCGGCACGCTGCTGAGACGAGGACAGCCATGA
- the aceB gene encoding malate synthase A, producing the protein MSVDGLTVAGRPGERYDEVLTPVALGLIARLHRELNGRRLELLEARARRVADLAAGGMLDFLPETAHIRQDSLWQVAPPARGLVDRRVEITGPTDRKMTVNALNSSAKVWLADFEDANTPRWESVVEGQLNLLEAVDRRIDFTAENGKTYALKPDGELATVVVRPRGWHLPEKHILVDGEATCGSLVDFALYLATAGRRQIEKGLGPYFYLAKMESHLEARLWNDAFTLAQDFLGIPRGTIRATVLIETFPAAFEMEEILYELREHSAGLNAGRWDYMFSVIKCFRTRGAEFLLPDRNAVTMTAPFMRAYTELLVRSCHKRGAHAIGGMAAFIPSRDEAVNETAFAKVREDKTREAADGFDGSWVAHPGMVELCTEVFTAVLGDRPNQIDKKREDVQVTAAQLLDVASTPGQVTEAGLRSNISVGIQYLKAWLGGLGAVAIFNLMEDAATAEISRSQVWQWLHNDVTLADTGHQVTRELVERIAEEEIAKLPGDPAEYADARATFLEVAVADHYADFLTLPAYDRMP; encoded by the coding sequence ATGAGTGTGGACGGGCTGACCGTCGCCGGCCGGCCGGGCGAGCGGTACGACGAGGTTCTCACTCCGGTGGCCCTGGGCCTGATCGCCCGGCTGCACCGCGAGCTGAACGGCCGGCGCCTGGAGCTGCTGGAGGCGCGTGCCCGGCGGGTGGCGGACCTCGCGGCTGGTGGCATGCTCGACTTCTTGCCCGAGACTGCGCACATCAGGCAGGACTCGTTGTGGCAGGTGGCCCCGCCGGCGCGCGGGTTGGTGGACCGGCGGGTGGAGATCACCGGCCCGACGGACCGCAAGATGACGGTCAACGCGTTGAACTCGAGCGCGAAGGTGTGGCTCGCGGACTTCGAGGACGCGAACACCCCGCGCTGGGAGTCGGTGGTGGAGGGGCAGCTGAACCTGCTCGAGGCGGTGGACCGGCGGATCGACTTCACCGCGGAGAACGGCAAGACCTACGCCCTCAAGCCCGACGGCGAGCTGGCAACCGTCGTCGTGCGTCCGCGCGGTTGGCACCTGCCGGAGAAGCACATCCTCGTCGATGGCGAGGCGACCTGCGGGTCGTTGGTGGACTTCGCCCTGTACCTCGCCACGGCGGGTCGGCGGCAGATCGAGAAGGGCCTGGGTCCGTACTTCTACCTGGCCAAGATGGAGTCCCACCTGGAGGCGCGGCTGTGGAACGACGCGTTCACCCTCGCCCAGGATTTCCTGGGCATCCCGCGGGGCACGATCCGGGCCACGGTGCTGATCGAGACGTTCCCGGCGGCGTTCGAGATGGAGGAGATCCTCTACGAGCTGCGTGAGCACTCGGCGGGGCTGAACGCCGGCCGCTGGGACTACATGTTCTCGGTCATCAAGTGCTTCCGGACCCGCGGGGCGGAGTTCTTGCTGCCCGACCGCAACGCGGTGACCATGACGGCCCCGTTCATGCGCGCCTACACCGAGCTGCTCGTGCGGAGCTGCCACAAGCGTGGCGCCCACGCCATCGGGGGCATGGCCGCGTTCATCCCCAGCCGCGACGAGGCGGTCAACGAGACGGCCTTCGCCAAGGTCCGCGAGGACAAGACCCGCGAGGCCGCTGACGGGTTCGACGGCTCCTGGGTGGCGCACCCCGGCATGGTCGAGCTGTGCACGGAGGTCTTCACCGCCGTGCTGGGTGACCGGCCGAACCAGATCGACAAGAAGCGCGAGGACGTCCAGGTCACCGCGGCCCAGCTCCTCGATGTCGCCAGCACCCCCGGGCAGGTCACCGAGGCGGGGCTGCGCAGCAACATCTCGGTCGGGATCCAGTACCTCAAGGCGTGGCTGGGTGGCCTGGGCGCGGTTGCGATCTTCAACCTCATGGAGGACGCGGCCACCGCCGAGATCTCCCGGTCCCAGGTGTGGCAGTGGCTCCACAACGACGTCACCCTCGCCGACACCGGGCACCAGGTCACCCGCGAGCTCGTCGAGCGCATCGCCGAGGAGGAGATCGCCAAGCTGCCCGGCGATCCGGCCGAGTACGCCGACGCGCGCGCGACGTTCCTCGAGGTGGCCGTGGCCGACCACTACGCCGACTTCTTGACGCTGCCGGCGTACGACCGCATGCCCTGA
- a CDS encoding DUF6986 family protein: MGDGGRVLLSCERATAEATEEGDGLGNGTRGPGAEARTSLAPADLDDVEGLLAPVDARLARDYPGADTTRQPVHTVYVPADRYHAGLAREWGERSRQAVSDAGGIDALLAAAAVPAPLRSAVGERVAAKLAAEPVEDLRIDLEDGYGDHGDAEDDVAVAAAHSLRRELETGEATPYAGIRFKSLEAPTRARGLRTLDVFLTTLAAGGDLPDGLRLTLPKVTAVEQVAAMMTVCERLEAALGLPGGRLRFEVQVETPQSVLGPDGAAGVARIIRAGRGRVAALHYGTYDYSASLGIAAAHQSLEHPAADHAKAVMQVAAAGTGVQLSDGSTNVLPVGTPESVRDAWTLHARLVRRALERGYYQGWDLHPAHLPSRFAATYTFYRQGLDAGAGRLRDYLDHVDGAVLDEPATARALAWFLSRGLDCGALGVDELAARGLPADELAALVRPRARTAGATP; this comes from the coding sequence ATGGGCGACGGTGGCCGGGTTTTGCTGAGCTGCGAGCGGGCGACGGCGGAGGCGACCGAGGAGGGCGACGGGTTGGGCAACGGGACGCGAGGACCAGGCGCAGAGGCGCGCACCTCACTGGCGCCGGCGGACCTCGATGACGTCGAGGGTCTGCTCGCGCCGGTCGACGCCCGGCTTGCCCGTGACTACCCCGGTGCGGACACCACCCGTCAGCCGGTGCACACCGTCTACGTCCCCGCCGACCGCTACCACGCCGGGCTCGCCCGGGAGTGGGGCGAGCGGTCGCGCCAAGCGGTGAGCGACGCCGGCGGCATCGACGCCCTCCTCGCCGCCGCCGCCGTCCCCGCCCCGCTGCGCTCCGCCGTCGGCGAGCGGGTGGCGGCCAAGCTGGCCGCCGAACCGGTGGAGGACCTGCGCATCGACCTCGAGGACGGGTACGGCGACCACGGCGACGCCGAGGACGACGTCGCCGTGGCCGCCGCCCACAGCCTGCGCCGCGAGCTGGAGACCGGTGAGGCCACCCCGTACGCGGGCATCCGCTTCAAGAGCCTCGAGGCCCCCACCCGGGCCCGTGGCCTGCGCACCCTCGACGTGTTCCTTACCACGCTGGCTGCCGGTGGGGACCTGCCCGACGGGCTGCGGCTCACGCTGCCGAAGGTCACGGCCGTCGAGCAGGTGGCGGCCATGATGACGGTGTGCGAGCGGCTCGAGGCCGCCCTCGGCCTGCCGGGCGGCCGGCTGCGGTTCGAGGTGCAGGTCGAGACCCCGCAGTCCGTCCTCGGGCCCGACGGCGCAGCCGGGGTCGCCCGGATCATCCGTGCCGGCCGGGGGCGGGTGGCGGCGCTGCACTACGGCACCTACGACTACTCCGCCTCGCTAGGCATCGCCGCCGCGCACCAGAGCCTGGAGCACCCCGCGGCCGACCACGCCAAGGCGGTCATGCAGGTCGCCGCCGCGGGGACCGGGGTTCAGCTGTCCGACGGCTCCACGAACGTCCTGCCCGTCGGAACGCCCGAGTCGGTCCGGGACGCCTGGACGCTGCACGCCCGGCTCGTGCGCCGTGCCCTCGAGCGCGGCTACTACCAAGGCTGGGACCTCCACCCCGCGCACCTGCCCAGCCGGTTCGCGGCGACCTACACGTTCTACCGGCAGGGGCTCGACGCGGGCGCCGGACGCCTGCGCGACTACCTCGACCACGTCGACGGCGCCGTGCTCGACGAGCCGGCCACCGCCCGCGCCCTGGCCTGGTTCCTCTCTCGCGGCCTGGACTGCGGCGCACTCGGCGTCGACGAGCTCGCCGCCCGCGGCCTTCCCGCCGACGAGCTGGCCGCCCTCGTGAGGCCCCGGGCGCGCACCGCGGGAGCCACGCCATGA
- the pucL gene encoding factor-independent urate hydroxylase: MSDTRSAGTTAANATAPDATAAIVLGDNQYGKAEVRLLRVDRDTPRHRITELSVTSQLRGDFASAHLVGDNAPVVATDTQKNTVFALAKDGVGAPEEFALRLAEHFTSGFDWVSGGRWLVKQYTWERIPTTLADNATGGTHDHAFVKGGTETRTAVVQRDGDDVFVVAGLEDLSVLKSTGSEFHGFPRDRYTTLAETDDRILATSVTARWRYTTADVDYDALYADVRRLLLETFADVHSFALQQTLYKMGERVLHEHPEIGEIRFSMPNLHHFLVDLAPFGMDNPGEVFYAADRPYGLIEAEVRRSDVAPDPRAWATVAGFC; the protein is encoded by the coding sequence ATGAGCGACACCCGCTCTGCCGGCACGACCGCCGCGAACGCGACCGCGCCGGACGCGACCGCCGCGATCGTGCTTGGCGACAACCAGTACGGCAAGGCCGAGGTCCGGCTGCTCAGGGTGGACCGCGACACCCCGCGGCACCGCATCACCGAGCTGTCCGTGACCTCTCAGCTCCGTGGCGACTTCGCCTCGGCGCACCTCGTGGGGGACAACGCCCCCGTGGTGGCCACCGACACCCAGAAGAACACGGTCTTCGCCCTCGCCAAGGACGGCGTCGGTGCGCCCGAGGAGTTCGCCCTCCGGCTCGCCGAGCACTTCACCTCCGGCTTCGACTGGGTCTCGGGTGGGCGGTGGCTGGTCAAGCAGTACACCTGGGAGCGCATCCCCACGACCCTGGCCGACAACGCCACCGGCGGCACCCACGACCACGCCTTCGTCAAGGGCGGCACCGAGACCCGCACCGCCGTCGTCCAGCGCGACGGTGACGACGTGTTCGTCGTGGCGGGCCTGGAGGACCTCTCGGTGCTCAAGTCCACCGGCTCGGAGTTCCACGGGTTCCCGCGCGACCGGTACACCACCCTCGCCGAGACCGACGACCGCATCCTCGCCACGAGCGTGACGGCGCGGTGGCGCTACACCACGGCGGACGTCGACTACGACGCGCTGTACGCCGACGTGCGCCGGCTCCTCCTCGAGACGTTCGCCGACGTGCACTCCTTCGCCCTGCAGCAGACGCTGTACAAGATGGGCGAGCGGGTGCTGCACGAGCACCCCGAGATCGGGGAGATCAGGTTCTCCATGCCGAACCTGCACCACTTCCTCGTCGACCTCGCGCCCTTCGGGATGGACAACCCGGGGGAGGTCTTCTACGCCGCGGACCGCCCGTACGGGCTCATCGAGGCCGAGGTGCGGCGCTCGGACGTCGCGCCCGACCCGCGGGCATGGGCGACGGTGGCCGGGTTTTGCTGA